From the Thermosynechococcus sp. genome, the window CTAGCACCCCATCCATACTTTGGGCATTACAGACGGTCTCAATCGAATCAGCAATGACATCCCGTGAGACCAAGGAGTATTTCATCCCTTCAGTGCCCATGGAAATACCATCGCTGACCGTAATTGTGCCAAACAACTGCGGCATCCCTCCCGCGGCCCGAATGCCTGCTTCGGCGCGACTGGCCAGGGCAGCAATCCCCATATTGCAGGGAGTAATTGTGCTGTGGGCACTGGCCACCCCCACAATGGGCTTGTTAAAATCCTCGTCGCCAAACCCCACGGCTCGCAGCATGGCTCGGTTGGGGGTGCGTTGAATGCCTTCTGTGATGATGCGACTGCGCCAATTTTCTGCCATAGTGTTCTCGCGATCGGCCTAAACGTCAATAAAGAATTCTTCTATTTTCTCTCACCTGTGGGCGATCGCTCTATGGGCCAAGCCAAATAAAACACTAAAGCAGCAAACAAACCGAGACCGGAGAGATACTTCACACTGTTGGGAATCAGGGGATTGGGCGACCAAAAGCCCTCAATAATACCTGCAATCACCAGCAGTGGCACAATTCCAAACATGAGTTGCGCCGCCAAGGCACCATTGCGTTTCAAGGCACTAGGGCGAGGGTAGCGCCCTGGCAAGAGAATTGCCTGCCCCAACAACAGACCGGTAGCCCCCGCCAGCAAAATCGCAGGCAACTCTAAGGCACCATGGGGACTAACAAACGCCCAAAAGGGATACGCTAGGCTGTTTTGCGCCACAAGGGCAGCGATCGCTCCAATGTGCAGAGCGTTGTTCCAAAGGATGTAGAGGGTTCCCAGGCCGCCCAGGAGACCTCCTGCGACCATTGCCAAAGCCACACTCAGGTTATTCGTCAGAATGGCACTGGCGGCCAAGGGCTCAATCCCCACAATTGATCCCATCCGCAGCTTGCCCTCCTTTTCCACGAGGGAGAGGATTCCACGAGGGAGAGGATGTCTGGGGGCACCAGCAGTTCCAAAAACTGGCGATCGCGCCACCCATACCACCAAGCGATCGCCGCGGCCACCAGAAACACCCCCAAGGCCAAGGCCGTATAGACCCATGTTTGCTGCACAACCGCCGGGAAGCCCCGCTGCAAAAAACACCACACCTTGCGCCCATCGTGGGAGTGCTGACCCTGATAGATCTGACTGTAGCTTCGCAAGGTGAGACCCTGCAAATAGTTGACGATGCTACTGCCCAAGCGGCGAGTTTTCGCCCGCGCTAAATCGGCACTGACAAGGCGGTACAGCTGACTGAGGCGGCAAATTTCCGCTGCTGACAAGCCCTGAATCCCCTCAAGTTCGGCACGGTTGAGCAGTTGTTCTCGCTCTAGCCACTGGGGCTCCTGCCGGATCAGCCAGCGTTCAACCTTCATGGGGATCGGATGCCTCTTGAACCAGTCCCAAAAAGGACTCTAGACGCTTACGGGGAATGTAGGGCCAGCCGCCATTGGTTTCAATATCCCGCAGCAGTTTATAGAGGGCTTGGCGATTGGTGGGCAACGCTGCCTGAAACTGATTGTCACAAATTTCACGGTGCAATTGCTCCAAAAGTCGCAGCAGTGCCAATAGATCATGGACATTTCCATTGGCTTGGGCCGCTGCCATCCGGATACGTTCAGCCAGGGCATTCAGGTCGGTTGTGGTCAAAGGCGAGGGCGAGGAAGAAATCATTTTCCTATAAAGGTTTTTGAACTGAGAATAACGATGTTGTAGCACAGTTGCTACGATCGTGTTAGCAAAGAAAGAGGTTTCTAACAATGTTGCGGACCCATGTCGCCCTTGTGGGGGCAGCTACCTTGAGCCTAGGTCTGGCGATCGCGCCCCCGGCCTTCGCAGAACAGGAGGTGGAAGTTGCTCGCGACAGGAGGGGCCATGTTTACACCGTTGATATGGATTCCCGTCAGTTCTATACCAATGAAAATGGCATTGCCCAAGTGGATTTTCACCTCTCGACCCGCGGAGATGATTATTGGCACCCGGCAACCGCCTCCTGCGATCCCTACGATGTAAAAAGTGAGTACTACGGTTGGGAGTGGGACGGTAGCAAAAGTTATCCGCCGGGCACAATCGCGGGTGATATTGCCCGGGCGGTCTGCAATCATTAGTTTTAGTTTGTGCGGGCAGCGCCGATGGCTTGAGCAAGCTCAGCGGGGGCAAAAACCCCTTTCTCGGTGACAATGCCGCTAATTAGGGAAGCCGGTGTGACATCAAAGGCCGGATTGTAGAAATCCACCCCGGCGGGCGTAATACGGCTAAACCCCACCTGATAAATTTCTTGGGGATGCCGCTCCTCAATGGGAATTTCAGCGCCAGTGGCAATGTGGGGGTCAATGGTGGAGAGGGGCGCCGCCACAAAGAAGGGAATCCCGTGGGCCTTGGCGGCCAGGGCAACGCTGTAGGTACCAATTTTGTTGGCGGTATCTCCATTCAGGGCAATGCGATCCGCCCCTACGACCACTGCATCAATCATCCCCCGCTGCATACAGTGGGCGGCCATGGTATCGGCAATCAGGGTGACGGGAATGCCCTCTTGAACGCACTCCCAAGCAGTTAACTTAGCCCCTTGAAGCCGGGGACGGGTTTCATCGGCATAAAGCCGCTCTAAGCGACCCGCCGCCCAAGCTGCACGAACCACCCCTAAGGCTGTTCCATAGCCTGCTGTCGCCAGCGCACCCGCATTGCAGTGGGTAAGGAGGCGCAATTTCTCGGGAGTTTGCGGCAGAACTTTAAGGCCGTTTTCACCAATGGCTTGACAGGTTTGGACGTCTTCACGGGCAATGGTTTGTGCGGTTTCAAGGAGGTGTTGCTGCAGTTCCTCAAGGGTGGCGGTGGGCTGTTGGGCTGCTCCTAGCATGCGATCGATGGCCCAAAATAAATTCACTGCCGTGGGGCGGGTTTGGCGCAATTCCGAAGCAGTATGCTCAAGGTGGGCTAAGAAGCCCTCGCGATCGCGGCCCCTGTATTCGCGCGCTCCCAAGACCATGCCAAACGCTGCTGCCACCCCAATTGCTGGTGCGCCCCGGACAATCATCGTCCGAATGGCGGTGGCCATCTCCGCCGCGGTGGTGATGTCCTTGAGTTCATACTGTTCTGGCAAGCGGGTTTGGTCAATTAATTGCACGCGATCGCCCGCCCACACCACAGGAGAGATGGTTCCAACATTTGCTGTGACAGCCACAACAGCCTCCGTAGGTTTATCTAAATCGACTACTCATCATAGCCTAGGGCAAAAATTCACTTTAACCGCTGACCCGCGGCAGCCAATCAACCCCTAAGCAAAGGTTAGTTCACCATTGACCTCGAGGCGGGTAAATTGGTTGGGAATCAGAAACTGCTCCCCCAAGGCCTCCGCCACACTGGGGGTAATCCAGCCTAGTTGCTTCAACAGTTGAATAGCAACGGCATATTTGGCACGCTTGGCACCGTCACTGACCTTGATGGCTAATCCCATGCCTTCCCCCACCCGCCCCACACATTGAATCCCCTCAGCTCCAGACTTACTGAGAATTTCCCCCTCCGTGAGGCGCATCAGCT encodes:
- a CDS encoding stage II sporulation protein M; amino-acid sequence: MGSIVGIEPLAASAILTNNLSVALAMVAGGLLGGLGTLYILWNNALHIGAIAALVAQNSLAYPFWAFVSPHGALELPAILLAGATGLLLGQAILLPGRYPRPSALKRNGALAAQLMFGIVPLLVIAGIIEGFWSPNPLIPNSVKYLSGLGLFAALVFYLAWPIERSPTGERK
- the mtnA gene encoding S-methyl-5-thioribose-1-phosphate isomerase, which gives rise to MAVTANVGTISPVVWAGDRVQLIDQTRLPEQYELKDITTAAEMATAIRTMIVRGAPAIGVAAAFGMVLGAREYRGRDREGFLAHLEHTASELRQTRPTAVNLFWAIDRMLGAAQQPTATLEELQQHLLETAQTIAREDVQTCQAIGENGLKVLPQTPEKLRLLTHCNAGALATAGYGTALGVVRAAWAAGRLERLYADETRPRLQGAKLTAWECVQEGIPVTLIADTMAAHCMQRGMIDAVVVGADRIALNGDTANKIGTYSVALAAKAHGIPFFVAAPLSTIDPHIATGAEIPIEERHPQEIYQVGFSRITPAGVDFYNPAFDVTPASLISGIVTEKGVFAPAELAQAIGAARTN